In Tursiops truncatus isolate mTurTru1 chromosome 9, mTurTru1.mat.Y, whole genome shotgun sequence, a single genomic region encodes these proteins:
- the LSM5 gene encoding U6 snRNA-associated Sm-like protein LSm5, giving the protein MAANATTNPSQLLPLELVDKCIGSRIHIVMKSDKEIVGTLLGFDDFVNMVLEDVTEFEITPEGRRITKLDQILLNGNNITMLVPGGEGPEV; this is encoded by the exons ATGGCGGCTAACGCTACCACCAACCCGTCTCAGCTTCTCCCTCTAG AGCTTGTGGACAAGTGTATAGGATCAAGGATTCACATTGTGATGAAGAGTGATAAGGAGATTGTTGGCACACTTCTGGGATTTGATGACTTTGTCA ATATGGTACTGGAAGATGTCACTGAGTT TGAAATCACaccagaaggaagaagaattacTAAATTAGATCAAATTTTGCTAAATGGAAATAACATAACAATG CTGGTTCCTGGAGGAGAAGGACCTGAAGTATGA